A DNA window from Siniperca chuatsi isolate FFG_IHB_CAS linkage group LG6, ASM2008510v1, whole genome shotgun sequence contains the following coding sequences:
- the ndufs7 gene encoding NADH dehydrogenase [ubiquinone] iron-sulfur protein 7, mitochondrial has translation MAALAAPRLAMFGCFSTRPISVFAVQQKSLHSSAKSVNTTTTVVPVREKSTAVAAAKPASVASSKGEYVITKLDDLVNWARRSSLWPMTFGLACCAVEMMHMAAPRYDMDRFGVVFRASPRQADVMIVAGTLTNKMAPALRKVYDQMPEPRYVISMGSCANGGGYYHYSYAVVRGCDRIVPVDIYVPGCPPTAEALLYGTLQLQKKIKREKKMRIWYRK, from the exons ATGGCGGCGTTAGCTG CGCCTCGCCTGGCCATGTTTGGCTGCTTTTCAACAAG GCCCATTTCAGTGTTTGCTGTTCAACAGAAGAGTCTGCACAGCAGTGCAAAAAGCGTGAATACCACCACGAC TGTGGTTCCAGTCAGAGAGAAGAGCAcggcagtggcagcagccaAGCCAGCATCTGTAGCCAGCAGCAAGGGGGAGTATGTTATCACTAAGCTGGACGACTTGGTTAACTGGGCACGCAGG AGCTCTCTGTGGCCCATGACCTTTGGCCTGGCATGCTGCGCGGTGGAGATGATGCACATGGCAGCGCCTCGTTACGACATGGACCGCTTCGGAGTGGTGTTCAGAGCAAGTCCCCGACAGGCTGATGTCATGATTGTGGCAGGAACGCTGACCAATAAGATGGCTCCGGCTCTGCGGAAG GTGTACGACCAGATGCCTGAGCCCAGATACGTTATTTCCATGGGAAG CTGTGCTAATGGAGGAGGCTACTACCACTACTCCTACGCTGTCGTCAGAGGTTGCGACCGAATCGTACCGGTGGACATTTATGTTCCAG GTTGTCCCCCCACTGCAGAGGCTCTCCTCTACGGGACTTTACAGCTGCAGAAGAAAATCAAGCGTGAGAAGAAGATGAGGATCTGGTATCGGAAGTGA